From Halorientalis litorea:
CACCGTCGAGGCCGCCGACGGCGAGACGTTCACCTACGACACCTGCTGGCGGCCGCCGGGCGTCGCGCTCTCGACGGTCGGCGCGTTCGTCACCGGCCTCATCAGTGCGGGGTTGCCCGAAATCGTGACCACACAACTGGTCGTGCGCTGTCGCGTGCCGCCGCGCGTGGCCGTGGCGACGAGCGTGTTCGTCCTCGCAATCGCCGCCGCGGCCGGGGCACTCGTCCACGCGCTCACTGCGACGCCGGTCTGGTACGTCGTCGCGTGGTCGATTCCCGGCGTCCTCGTCGGCGGCACGGTCGGGACCCGGGTCGGCAAGTACCTCCCGAGCGACCTGATGGAGGTGGGGTTGGGCATCGTCTTCGGCCTCGTGGGGACGCTCATCCTCGTCACCGAGTTCGTCCTCGCCTGAGTTACCTCCGTGTAACGGACTTTCGCGAACCTCAACACGGCATTTGTACCCCGGTCGCAAAGCAGTTACCAGAAGTAACCTGTTTTCCGGGCGAACCTGCACGGAGTGGTCACACACATGGTACAAGCAACTCTGGTCAACGGACTCGCGGGTGGCGTAGTGGCGACGATAGTCATGACCGTCTTCATGATGGCACTGGGCGACGACTCACCGCCGCCGACGGCGGTGCTGTGGGCGAAGTACGTCGGCGACGGCCCGCCTGAGGACTACATGATGCCCGGGATGGCCCTGCACATGCTGTACGGGCTCGGTGCTGGCGTGGCGTTCGCGCTCGCCGTGCCGCTGTTGGGTCTGACGGTCACGCTGACGACGGCGGTTGGGCTCGGGATAGCCTACGGGCTCGGCCTGACGGTGGTCGGCGCGGTCCTGTGGATGCGCATCGTCCTCGGGATGGAGCCGGAGCCGCCGCAGGTGGCGATGTTCACCTTCTTCCACCTCGTCTACGGCGTCGTCCTCGGCGCGCTCGTCGGCGTCGGCGTCCTATAGGGCGTCGAGCCGGTCGCTGACGCTCGTTCGCTCGGTACCGTTCCGCGAGGGAGTCACGTGGGTCAGGTCGCCGTCCCGGTACTCGGCGAGCACGATTCGCGGGAAGACGATGCCCGTGACCCGCGACCCCGTCAGCAGTGACTTCGTATCCCGTTCCTCGAACCCGACCAGTTCGCGGCCCCGCTCGTCGGCCCACTGCCGGAAGGCCTCGTACCGGTCGAGCAGCCGCCTGCCGGGTTCGGTCTCGGCGGTCACCGACTCGGGGCAGACACACTCGCCACAGAGCCGAACGTCGAGGGTACTGACCCGCCCCTCGGCGTCGAGCGTCCGGAGCCGCTCGACCACCTGCTCCTGCTGGTCGCGGGCGTCGGTCGGCGCGAGCGAGCGGACGAACAGCTCCGCTCGCGGCGGTCGCTCCGACACGTTACCCGGCTCCGTCGTGGCGGCGACGCGTGTCTCGGATTTGGTGCACGCGAGTCACTTTTCGTGACCGCCGTTTGAGCCTGACTGAGGTTCGCGTAACGGGGTGAGTCGGAGGTACGGAAGGCGTATTGTGGCCTGACTCGAACGTCGGAACAATCGGCACCAACTCCCATGACCGTGTCCCCGACCCGGCTGCTCGCGTTCGTCGTCGACCGCTACGACGAGCAGGGCTGCCCGCTCACAGCCACCGACGCGGCAACCGACCTCGACGTGCCGCCAGCCACCGTCGCGGCCCGGTTCGAGCGACTGGCCGACTGTGACCTGCTCTCCGCCGTCGAAGGGGGATATCGCCCGACGGTCACCGCACGCGAACTCCTCGCGCTCGACTGTGACGGCGACGTGGTGGTGGTCGACCCGGACCCGTGAGAGGGCACACTATTTTGCTCCCGGCCCGTGACACTCCAGTACCGACCGACCCACATGACCGACGACGACAGCGGGACCGAACTGGACCTGCGCGACCGGCAGTACGGTATCTACCAGTGCAACGACTGCGAGAACGTCGCGCTCACTTTGCGGGACTGCGACGGCGGGATGACCTGTCACGGCGAGCCGATGGAGCGAGTGACCGACCTCGCAATCGACGTGCAACCGCCCGACATCAAGCAGGTCCTGCTGGACGCGTTCGACCTCCCCAAGCCCGGACTCGACATCTGCCTCTGTGTCATCGGCGACGGCCCGATGCCACCGGCCGACGTGGCCGACGAGTTGGGCTACGACGAGTCGACCGTCCGCCGGTATCTCAACCGCCTCGTGGACATCGGCCTCCTCCAGAAGTCACAGCTCAACCGCGAGGACGGCGGCTTCGTCAACGTCTACCACTCCATCGACGTGGCGACGATGCGCCGGGAGACGCTCGTGGGATTCTACGCGTGGGCGGGCGAGGCGGCGGTGCTCATCGAGGAGGCCAACGTCACCAAAGCGGAGTACCTCGACGAGGACTACAGCGAGGGCTTGGACGAGGTGTTCTGGGAACGGTTCGAGCGCGAGTCCTGATACAAGTATCTACCGGTGACGTGGAGCGGCGACGCGCCTCGGAAGCGTCTTCATACGGGTGGCTGGCGTCGGTCCACCCATGAGTTCGGACTCACACTACGCGACCGAACGGCCCGGTATCGACCGCAGTACCGCCTCGGTGTCCACCGACGTCGACGAGACGCTGGTGTCGATGCAGGACATCGTCGGCCGGAAGTGGCATCCGCCCATCGTCTACCACCTCCTCGCGGACGGCCCGCTGGGGTTCAGTTCGCTCAAGGGCCGCGTCGACGGCATCTCCTCGAAGATGCTCTCTGAGAGCCTCGACGCGCTCGACGCCGCCGGCGTGGTCGAACGCGCCATCGTCAGCGACAGTCCGGTCCGAGTCGAGTACGCGCTCACCGAGCGCGGCGCGTCGCTCGAACCGCTCATCGAGGAGATGGTCTCGTGGGGGGACGCCTACGACGCCGACGACCAGCCCGAATCGGGGGACGGACGTGCCGTCGCACCGGCGGAGGGCGAGTGAGATGGCCCACCACGACCTGCTGGTGGTCGGCGGCGGCACCGGGAACAACGTCGCGGCGGCGGGCGCGGACGCGGGACTGGACACCGCGTTGATAGAGCCGGGGCCGCTCGGCGGGACGTGTCTGAACCGGGGCTGTAACCCCTCGAAGATGCTCATCCAGGCGGCGACGGCCGCCAATCACGTCCGCGAGGCCGACCGATTCAACGTTGACGCCACGCTGGAGGGCGTGGACTTCGCCGCCGTGGTCGACGACATGGACGAGACGCTGTCGGGACTGGCCGAGGGGATGGCCGACGACTACCGCGAGCGTGAGAACCTCACGCTGTACGGTGAGTACGTCGAGTTCGTGGACGAGCGGACCGTCGACGTGGACGGCGAGCGTGTCAGTGCCGACAAGGTCGTGGTCGCCGCGGGGTCCCGCCCGCTGGTCCCACCCATCGACGGACTGGACGAGGTCGACCCACTCACGAGTGACGACGCGCTGTACCTTCGCGACCAGCCCGACTCGCTCGTGATTCTGGGCGGCGGGTACATCGCCGTGGAGTTGGGGTACTTCTTCGAGTCGATGGGGACCGACGTGACCATCGTCGAGATGCTCGACTCACTTGTGCCGCGGGAGGACCCGGACGTGGCCGAGACGTTCACCGATATCGCACACGACCGCCACGACGTGTACACCGGTTACCGCGTCACTGCCGTCGAATCCGACGGCGACGGTGTCGTCGCACACGCCGAGGCCGAGGACGGCGACGAGATTCGGGTCTCGGGCGACGAACTGCTGGCCGCGTTCGGTCGCCGCCCGAACACGGACACGCTCTCGGTCGAGGCCGCCGGTATCGAGACGGACGACGACGGCTTCGTCGTCACGAACGACCGCCTCGAAACGTCCGCCGAGAACGTCTGGGCGCAGGGCGACATCGCCGACAACGCGATGTTCAAACACTCCGGTGACTACGAGACCGAAACCGTGGTCGAGAACGCGGTCCACGACGGCGACGCCACCGCGGACTTCACCGCGATGCCCCACGCAATCTTCACCGAGCCACAGATGGCCGGCGTCGGGGAGACGGAGGCCGACCTCGCCGACACCGACCGGGAGTACGTCGTCGGTCGGCAGTCACTGCCGGACACGCCGATGGGCCGGGCGAAGAAACTCGACGCGGGGTTCGTGAAGGTACTCGCCGCGCCGGACGGCGAGATTCTGGGCTGTCACGCACTGGGCTACGAGGCGACCACGATGATTCACGAGGTGGTGGTAGCGATGCGGGCCGGGTCGGGCCACGTCCACGATATCCGGGACACCATCCACGCCCACCCGACGCTGAACAAGGCCGTCGAGTACGCTTTTGAGGACGTGCCGGTCTGACCCCGCGCGTCAGCAGTCCACGAGGTCACAGTCGAAGACGAACGCCTCCTGCAGGTTCTCGACCTCCTCGACCATCGTCTCCACGTCGGGCCGGTCGCCCGGCGTCTCGCCCTCGTAGGCGTAGACGATTTCGGGGTCACCCTCGCGCGTGTCGAGGATGACCGTTTCGGGCATCCGCCCGATGACGTCGTGGAGCTGGCCCAGCGCGCCGAACCGCGTGGGCTGGTCGTACTTCTCGGCGACTTCCTTGCCCGGGTCCGCCAACAGGGGGAAGGGGAGGTCGAACGAGTCCTGCCAGTCGGCGGCCTTCTCCCGGGAGTCCGGCAGAATCGGGACCACCGCGGCGTTCAGCTCGGCGAACGACCGTGCCTGTTCCGCCACCGACTGGACCTGTGCCTTGCACTTCGGGCAGTGGTAGTCCCGGAGCAGGAGCAAGACGGCGAAGTCGGCCGTCTCGGCGACCTGTGCGAGCGAGAGGGGGTCCGGCCCGACGCCGACGTTCGGCAACTCGAACGACGGCGTGGCCGTCTCCTCGGGAGCGTGCTGTGACACAGCTCGTCGTTCCCGCGGCAAACCCATCACTATTTTGTAACGTCCGGGTAAGCCGGTAAGCGGACGGCAACCGGGATACGCGAGCGTAACCGCAGTGCGTTCGGGTCGAACCCGCTCGTGCCGGGAGACTGCTGGCTCCGAGCGGGTCACTCGACCGTAACTGGGGGTTCAATAGCGAGGACGGCATCACGGTGGGCATGGAGGAGTTCGACTTCTTGGTCATCGGTTCGGGGTCAGGCCTCGAGGTGGCGAGCGTCGCGGCCAACCGCGGTGAGTCCGTCGCCGTCGTCGAGAAGGGACCACTCGGCGGGACCTGTCTCAACCGTGGCTGTATCCCTTCGAAGATGCTCCTGTACCACGCCGACGTGCTCGAGACTATCGAACGCGCCGACGAGTTCGGTATCGAAGCCACTGTCGAGGACGTGGCCTTCGGGGACATCGTGCGCGAGGTCACCGAGGACGTGGCCGAGGACGCCGCATCGATCCGGCGTGGGCTCCGCTCGTCGTCCCAGCACACGCTGTTCGAGGGCGAGGCCCGGTTCGTGGACGAGCGCACGGTGGACGTCTCGGGTGGCGAGGACGACGGGGCACGCCTCCGTGCGGAGACGGTCCTCGTCGCCGCCGGAACCCGGCCCGCTGTCCCCGACATCGACGGGATAGACGGGGTGGACTACCTGACCAGCACCGAGGCTCTGCAACTCGAAACACCGCCGGACAGCATGGTCGTCGTGGGCGGGGGGTACATCGCGGCCGAGTTGGGGCACTTCTTCGGGACGTTCGGCACCGACGTGACCGTCGTCGGCCGCCGTCCGTACCTCCTCCCCGAGGCAGACCCCGAGGTGGCCGCGGCGTTCACCGACCTGTACGCCGACCGATTTACACTCCACACCGGCCACGCTGCCACGGCCGTCTCGGCCAACGGCGACGGAGTCTCCGTCGAAGCGCGGCCCTACGAGTACGGCCCCGACGGCGGCGTCGTCGAGGGCGGGGAGACCGTAACCGCCACCGGCGAGGAGTTGCTGGTGGCGGCCGGTCGAGTGCCCAACACCGACACGCTGAACCTCGACGCGGCGGGCATCGAGACTGACGACGACGGGTTCGTCGAGACCGACGAGTACCTGCGGACCACTGCCGACGGCGTGTGGGCGTTGGGCGACATCGTCGGCGAGTATCTCCTGAAACACAGTGCGAACCACGAGGCCCGGACGGTCGCCCGGAACGTCTACGGTGAGAACCTCGAACCGGTCGACTACACCGCGATGCCGTACGCCGTCTTCGCCTCGCCGGAGGTGGCGGGCGTGGGGGCCCGCGAACCGGACCTCCAGGACGCAGGGCGCGAGTACGCGACCAACACGTACCGCTACGAAGACACTGCCCGCGGCGACGCGATGCACGCCGACGGGTTCGTGAAGGCCATCGTGGACCTCGACGGCGAGATTCTGGGCTGTCACGTCGTCGGTCCCGATGCCTCGACGCTGATACAGGAGGTCGTCGTGGCGATGAAAGCCGGGTCCGGAACGGTGCGGGACATCCGCGAGTCCGTCCACGTCCATCCGGCCCTCCCGGAGGTGGTCCAGCGGGCCTTCTCCGGGCAATTCTCGCGCGGTGGCAGTCATCACCAACACGACCACTAACTCGTTCCGATAGCTCACCCACCTGTAAACCAGACCGTCCGCGACGACGCGTCGGCCTGTGAGTTCTGTGCGGGCGCGTTCGGTGTCGACGAGGCTGTGGCAGACCCCGGCGTGGTGACGCTCGACAACCACGATGGCCACCCGAGCATTCAGTCGCTAGTCGACGACGACTACCAGATTGTCACGTTCTGAACGGTGGTGGAGTGAAACTGGCACTCCGCAACGGGCGGCGGTGGCTAAATCTGACCTGAAAGCAACAACAGAATATAAATTAACCTTCTCAATCACCCTGTGGCGTGAAATCGTTGGCTCACAATCGTGCAAACTATGGATGGGCCCTGGCGGATTTGAACCGCAGTCGCAACGAGTTGCTCCCTGCTTCGAATCCGCGGGCTACGTCTCACACGCGCCGCAGTGCGGCGCGGTTCCATGGGCCCTGGCGGATTTGAACCACCGACCGCCCGGTGTCTCACAACCCTGCCGAACGGACAGTAGTTGATATGAGCCGGGTGCTCTAACCAGACTAAGCTAAGGGCCCTCGTGTGCCGAAATTCCGCCCGCCCCGTCTTTAGCCTATCGGGAGAGGGGGAGAACGCCACCGCCAGGATTCGAACCTGGGACAACCTCGTCTCTGCGGCGAACAGGCGAGACCTACTCGCCGTAACAGCGAGGTGCTCTACCAACTGAGCTACGGCGGCCCGTTGCACTCTCTTCTACCCCCGAGTCGATTGAAAGGGTTTTCGTTTCGTCCCGGCATCGACACGCTTTCACTCGGTCACCGGAAACGACGGGACATGAGCGACGAGTTCGGGGCCGTCGTCGAACGAGTCCGCGAACGGGTCACGCCCGACCCCGAGGAACGAGACCGCCTCCGGGCGGTCACCGAGCGACTCACCGAACGCACGGCGGCCGCCGTCGCGGACCTTCCGGTCGAGGCCGACATCGTCCTCGTGGGCAGTACCGCCCGCGGGACGTGGCTGGCGGGGGACCGCGACGTGGACCTGTTCGTGCAGTTCCCGCCGGACCTCGACCGCGAGCGACTCGAAGAGTACGGCCTCCGCATCGGACGGGCGGTTCTCCCGGACGGCCGCGAAGAGTACGCCGAACACCCCTACACGGTCGGCGAGTTCGAGGGTTTCACCGTCGACTTGGTGCCCTGCTACGACGTGGCCGACGCGACGGCCATCCAGTCGGCCGTCGACCGCACCCCCTTCCACACGGCCTATCTGGAGGACCGACTCGACGACGACCTCGCCGACGCCGTCCGCGTCTGCAAGGCCTTCCTGAAGGGTATCGGCGTGTACGGGAGCGACCTCAAGACGCGGGGGTTCTCGGGCTACCTGACGGAACTGCTCGTCGTCGAGTACGGCGGCTTCCGGCCGCTCCTCGACGCCGCCGCCGACTGGCACCCGCCGGTCGAACTCGACCCCGAAGCCCACGGGGAGACCACCTTCGAGACGCCGCTCGTCGTCGTCGACCCCACCGACCCCGGGCGCAACGTCGCGGCGGTCTGTTCGGCGGCGAACCTCGCGCGGTTCCAACACTACGCCCGCGAGCTCCTCGCCGACCCGCGCGAGGGCCTGTTCGAACCGGACGACCCGGCCCCGCTCGACCCGGCCGCGTTCCGGGAGGCTGTCGCGGACCGCGGGACGACGCCTGTCGCCGTCCGGTTCGACGCGCCCGACGTGGTCGAGGACCAACTGTGGCCACAACTCAGGAAGTCACTCTCTGGCGTCACGGACGAACTCGACCGGCGCGGGTTCGACGTGTTCCGGGCCGACGCCTTCGCCGACGACCACGCGGTGGTCTTCGCGGAACTCGCGGTCACCGAGCGGCCACGCGTCGAACGGCACGAGGGGCCGCCGGTCCACGTTCGCGACCACGCCGAGGGCTTCTGCGGGGCTTACGCCGACGACGACGGCGTGTACGGCCCCTTCGTCGCGGACGACCGCTACGTCGTCGAGCGCGAGCGGGCGTTTTCGACCGCGACCGAGTTCCTCGACAGCGACGCTCTCTTGGAAGTCGCACTGGGTGCCCACGTCGAGACGGCACTCGAAGACGGCTACGAGGTGCTGGTCGGCGACGAGACGGCGGTGCTGTGCGAGGAGTTCGGGCCGGCACTCGCGCGTTACTTCTCGCCGAAGCCCTGACGACGAACGGATTCGAGGACGCCCAGTGCCCGGTCTGCAGGGTCATCGTCGGGTTCGACCGGCTCCCGGCCGTCGAACACCTCGTGGACCATACTGACGCTCTCTGCGAGCGTGTCGAGGCCGTACCCACCTTCGAGGACGAACGCGAGGCCCGCGTCGGCGTCGTCGGCGATGTCGCGGAAGCGGTCCGCGAGCGCGCCGTACCCCTCCGTCGAGACCCGCATCCGCGAGATGGGGTCGTGGCGGTGGGCGTCGAAGCCCGCACTCACAAGCACCACGTCGGGGTCGAAGTCGACGAGCGCGGGGCCGACGATGTCGTCGACGGCCGCGCAGTACTCCGGGTCACCGCTCCCGGCGGGGAACGGGACGTTCAGCGTCGTCCCCTCGCCGTCGCCCGCACCAGTCTCCTCCACGTCGCCGGACCCGGGGTAGATGCCGTCCTCGTGGACCGAGGCGTAGAACACGTCGCCGTCCTCGTAGAAGATGTCCTGAATGCCGTTGCCGTGGTGGACGTCCCAGTCGAAGATTGCGGCACGGTCGGCTTGTCCCTCCTCGATGACGTGCCGGGCGGCGACGGCGGCGTTGTTGACGAAACAGAACCCCATCGCGTCGTCCGCGACGGCGTGGTGGCCCGGCGGGCGGCCGAGCGCGAACGGCGTCGTTCGCCCCGCGTCGCCGTCGATGGCTCGTTCCGCCGCCCACATCGCCTGTCCGGCGGCCGCCAGCGCGGCGTCCCACGTCGCCTCGACG
This genomic window contains:
- a CDS encoding peroxiredoxin family protein is translated as MSQHAPEETATPSFELPNVGVGPDPLSLAQVAETADFAVLLLLRDYHCPKCKAQVQSVAEQARSFAELNAAVVPILPDSREKAADWQDSFDLPFPLLADPGKEVAEKYDQPTRFGALGQLHDVIGRMPETVILDTREGDPEIVYAYEGETPGDRPDVETMVEEVENLQEAFVFDCDLVDC
- a CDS encoding histone deacetylase family protein → MKFGYHEDCLDHTTGYRHPESPDRLRAIRRSLARKHGVEYVAADAAPESAVRAVHDDEYVDSFKKFCDDGGGEWDADTVAVEATWDAALAAAGQAMWAAERAIDGDAGRTTPFALGRPPGHHAVADDAMGFCFVNNAAVAARHVIEEGQADRAAIFDWDVHHGNGIQDIFYEDGDVFYASVHEDGIYPGSGDVEETGAGDGEGTTLNVPFPAGSGDPEYCAAVDDIVGPALVDFDPDVVLVSAGFDAHRHDPISRMRVSTEGYGALADRFRDIADDADAGLAFVLEGGYGLDTLAESVSMVHEVFDGREPVEPDDDPADRALGVLESVRRQGFGEK
- a CDS encoding winged helix-turn-helix transcriptional regulator, whose product is MSSDSHYATERPGIDRSTASVSTDVDETLVSMQDIVGRKWHPPIVYHLLADGPLGFSSLKGRVDGISSKMLSESLDALDAAGVVERAIVSDSPVRVEYALTERGASLEPLIEEMVSWGDAYDADDQPESGDGRAVAPAEGE
- a CDS encoding helix-turn-helix domain-containing protein encodes the protein MTDDDSGTELDLRDRQYGIYQCNDCENVALTLRDCDGGMTCHGEPMERVTDLAIDVQPPDIKQVLLDAFDLPKPGLDICLCVIGDGPMPPADVADELGYDESTVRRYLNRLVDIGLLQKSQLNREDGGFVNVYHSIDVATMRRETLVGFYAWAGEAAVLIEEANVTKAEYLDEDYSEGLDEVFWERFERES
- a CDS encoding HTH domain-containing protein; this translates as MSERPPRAELFVRSLAPTDARDQQEQVVERLRTLDAEGRVSTLDVRLCGECVCPESVTAETEPGRRLLDRYEAFRQWADERGRELVGFEERDTKSLLTGSRVTGIVFPRIVLAEYRDGDLTHVTPSRNGTERTSVSDRLDAL
- a CDS encoding dihydrolipoyl dehydrogenase; its protein translation is MAHHDLLVVGGGTGNNVAAAGADAGLDTALIEPGPLGGTCLNRGCNPSKMLIQAATAANHVREADRFNVDATLEGVDFAAVVDDMDETLSGLAEGMADDYRERENLTLYGEYVEFVDERTVDVDGERVSADKVVVAAGSRPLVPPIDGLDEVDPLTSDDALYLRDQPDSLVILGGGYIAVELGYFFESMGTDVTIVEMLDSLVPREDPDVAETFTDIAHDRHDVYTGYRVTAVESDGDGVVAHAEAEDGDEIRVSGDELLAAFGRRPNTDTLSVEAAGIETDDDGFVVTNDRLETSAENVWAQGDIADNAMFKHSGDYETETVVENAVHDGDATADFTAMPHAIFTEPQMAGVGETEADLADTDREYVVGRQSLPDTPMGRAKKLDAGFVKVLAAPDGEILGCHALGYEATTMIHEVVVAMRAGSGHVHDIRDTIHAHPTLNKAVEYAFEDVPV
- the cca gene encoding CCA tRNA nucleotidyltransferase translates to MSDEFGAVVERVRERVTPDPEERDRLRAVTERLTERTAAAVADLPVEADIVLVGSTARGTWLAGDRDVDLFVQFPPDLDRERLEEYGLRIGRAVLPDGREEYAEHPYTVGEFEGFTVDLVPCYDVADATAIQSAVDRTPFHTAYLEDRLDDDLADAVRVCKAFLKGIGVYGSDLKTRGFSGYLTELLVVEYGGFRPLLDAAADWHPPVELDPEAHGETTFETPLVVVDPTDPGRNVAAVCSAANLARFQHYARELLADPREGLFEPDDPAPLDPAAFREAVADRGTTPVAVRFDAPDVVEDQLWPQLRKSLSGVTDELDRRGFDVFRADAFADDHAVVFAELAVTERPRVERHEGPPVHVRDHAEGFCGAYADDDGVYGPFVADDRYVVERERAFSTATEFLDSDALLEVALGAHVETALEDGYEVLVGDETAVLCEEFGPALARYFSPKP
- a CDS encoding dihydrolipoyl dehydrogenase; the encoded protein is MEEFDFLVIGSGSGLEVASVAANRGESVAVVEKGPLGGTCLNRGCIPSKMLLYHADVLETIERADEFGIEATVEDVAFGDIVREVTEDVAEDAASIRRGLRSSSQHTLFEGEARFVDERTVDVSGGEDDGARLRAETVLVAAGTRPAVPDIDGIDGVDYLTSTEALQLETPPDSMVVVGGGYIAAELGHFFGTFGTDVTVVGRRPYLLPEADPEVAAAFTDLYADRFTLHTGHAATAVSANGDGVSVEARPYEYGPDGGVVEGGETVTATGEELLVAAGRVPNTDTLNLDAAGIETDDDGFVETDEYLRTTADGVWALGDIVGEYLLKHSANHEARTVARNVYGENLEPVDYTAMPYAVFASPEVAGVGAREPDLQDAGREYATNTYRYEDTARGDAMHADGFVKAIVDLDGEILGCHVVGPDASTLIQEVVVAMKAGSGTVRDIRESVHVHPALPEVVQRAFSGQFSRGGSHHQHDH